A single Nostoc sp. PCC 7107 DNA region contains:
- the ftsH2 gene encoding ATP-dependent zinc metalloprotease FtsH2, whose translation MKFSWRVLVLWTLPALVIGFFFWQGAFASAPADMGKNTANTRMTYGRFLEYLDADRVTSVDLYEGGRTAIVEAVDPDIENRIQRWRVDLPISAPELISKLKEKQISFDAHPMRNDGAIWGLLGNLVFPILLITGLFFLFRRSSNLPGGPGQAMSFGKSKARFQMEAKTGVKFDDVAGIEEAKEELQEVVTFLKQPERFTAVGARIPKGVLLVGPPGTGKTLLAKAIAGEAGVPFFSISGSEFVEMFVGVGASRVRDLFKKAKDNAPCIIFIDEIDAVGRQRGAGIGGGNDEREQTLNQLLTEMDGFEGNTGIIIIAATNRPDVLDSALLRPGRFDRQVTVDAPDIKGRLEILSVHARNKKLDTSVSLDAIARRTPGFTGADLANLLNEAAILTARRRKEAITLREIDDAVDRVVAGMEGTPLVDSKSKRLIAYHEIGHALVGTLLKDHDPVQKVTLIPRGQAQGLTWFTPNEEQGLISRSQLKARITGALGGRAAEEVVFGAAEVTTGAGGDLQQLSGMARQMVTRFGMSDLGPLSLESQQGEVFLGRDWTTRSEYSEAIASRIDAQVRAIVEECYENAKKIMRENRTVTDRIVDLLIEKETIDGEEFRQIVAEYTDVPEKQQYVPQL comes from the coding sequence ATGAAATTCTCTTGGAGAGTCCTGGTACTCTGGACATTGCCTGCTTTGGTAATTGGCTTTTTCTTCTGGCAAGGAGCATTTGCGAGCGCTCCTGCGGATATGGGTAAGAATACCGCCAATACCCGCATGACGTATGGCCGTTTTCTAGAATACTTGGATGCCGATCGCGTCACTAGCGTAGATCTGTATGAAGGCGGTAGAACAGCAATTGTCGAAGCTGTTGATCCTGATATCGAAAATCGCATTCAGCGGTGGCGGGTAGATCTGCCAATTAGCGCGCCTGAGTTAATTAGCAAGCTTAAAGAAAAACAAATTAGTTTTGATGCTCACCCTATGCGTAATGATGGCGCAATTTGGGGATTATTAGGCAATCTTGTTTTCCCAATTTTATTGATAACTGGGTTGTTCTTTTTGTTTCGGCGCTCCAGCAACTTGCCTGGTGGCCCTGGACAAGCTATGAGCTTTGGGAAATCCAAAGCGCGTTTTCAAATGGAAGCCAAAACTGGGGTGAAATTTGATGACGTGGCTGGTATTGAAGAAGCCAAAGAAGAACTACAAGAGGTTGTCACCTTCTTGAAACAGCCAGAAAGATTTACTGCTGTCGGCGCACGCATTCCCAAAGGTGTGTTGTTAGTTGGGCCACCAGGTACAGGTAAAACTTTACTAGCAAAAGCGATCGCCGGGGAAGCTGGCGTACCTTTCTTCAGCATTTCCGGTTCGGAATTTGTGGAAATGTTCGTTGGTGTGGGTGCTTCCCGCGTCCGCGACTTGTTTAAGAAAGCCAAAGATAATGCTCCCTGTATCATCTTCATCGATGAAATCGACGCTGTGGGTAGACAGCGGGGTGCAGGTATCGGTGGCGGTAACGATGAACGAGAACAAACCCTCAACCAGTTGCTGACCGAAATGGATGGTTTTGAAGGTAACACAGGCATCATCATTATTGCCGCTACCAATCGTCCTGACGTATTAGATTCAGCCTTGTTGCGTCCCGGACGCTTTGACAGACAAGTAACTGTCGATGCACCAGACATCAAAGGCCGTTTGGAAATTTTAAGCGTTCATGCACGCAACAAAAAATTAGACACCAGTGTCTCTTTAGATGCGATCGCTCGTCGTACTCCTGGGTTTACTGGTGCTGACTTAGCCAACTTACTCAACGAAGCCGCAATTCTTACAGCGAGAAGACGTAAGGAAGCCATCACCCTGCGGGAAATAGATGATGCAGTTGACCGTGTAGTTGCAGGGATGGAAGGTACACCCTTAGTAGATAGCAAGAGCAAACGCTTAATTGCTTACCACGAAATTGGTCACGCTTTAGTGGGTACTCTGCTCAAAGACCATGACCCAGTACAAAAAGTAACTTTGATTCCACGGGGACAAGCACAGGGTTTAACTTGGTTCACCCCCAACGAAGAACAAGGCTTAATTTCCCGCAGTCAACTAAAAGCCAGAATTACTGGCGCTTTGGGTGGTCGTGCAGCGGAAGAAGTAGTTTTTGGTGCGGCGGAAGTGACAACTGGTGCGGGTGGAGACTTGCAGCAATTGTCTGGAATGGCAAGGCAGATGGTAACACGGTTTGGGATGTCTGATTTAGGGCCTCTGTCCTTGGAAAGCCAACAAGGAGAAGTATTCCTTGGTCGTGACTGGACAACTCGATCTGAATATTCTGAAGCGATCGCATCTCGAATTGATGCTCAAGTAAGAGCGATCGTTGAAGAATGCTATGAAAATGCCAAGAAAATCATGCGTGAAAATCGCACTGTGACAGACCGCATCGTTGATTTGCTGATTGAAAAAGAAACCATTGATGGCGAAGAATTTCGTCAGATCGTGGCTGAATACACTGATGTACCCGAAAAACAACAGTATGTACCGCAGCTGTAA